The nucleotide window TTGGCGGCGCCGGGCACTTGATTGCCCGCAGGCACCTCGACCGTCAGCGGCGCGGGCCACGCGCGGGCCATGAGCCGCCGGGCCGTCTTCGGGATCGTTACGCCAGCGGCGGCCGCTTCCTCGGGGCCGAACACCAGCAGCGCCGGAGCGGGACGTTCCGGCGCGGTACCCGGCCGCCAAAGGACGACGTAGCCGCCGTCGCCCGGCAGGACGACGGCGCCGCCGGACGCGAGAGCGTCACGTGTGCGCTGCACCAGCCCTGACGGATCGACGGTCGGGTTCCAGTCGATCACGCTCGGCATGGCGCGGCGGTCCCCCGGACGGCAAGTGGAACTGTACCCAATATTAGAAAAGAAGAGGCGAAAGGGCGAGAGGGAGTCGAGAGTCTTGCTCATTGCTGGTTGTTAGACCAACGCCGCGGCTCGATCGCTCATGTGAGCGGCCGAACCGCGGCGCGGTGGGAGCCGCCGGCCGGTTCTACGGCTTGTTCGTTTTGAGTTCGTCGAGTCGTTTGGTCAGCGCGTCGAGCTGCTTCGCGAGTTGCTCGTTGCGATCTTTCAGTTTGGCGATCTCGCCGCTCGGGTCGGGCTGCGCGGTCAGCGGGGCCGGAATGCCGTTGAAGAGCGCGGTCTGCACCTGCGGGTTCCGGTCCTTCAGCTTCTGGGCCTCTTCCTTCGCGCGGGCGGCCGCGCGCTCGCGGGTGGTGACCAGCAGCACGTTCGCGTCCTCGATCGCGCCGGTGTCGGTCATCTCGCAGAGGGTGCGCACCGCGGCATCGACGGGGGTGTTCGCGAACCGGACCGTGACCGGGGCCTGGCGCACGGCGGCCGGGACGGTCGGCGAGAGGGTCACGTTCGCCCCGGTCGCCTCGGCGATCTCGTCGACGATCTCGGCCAGCGGCTTGTTCTTGAAGCTCGCGTTGACCAGCCCGCGCTTGGTGAGCGGCTTGGAGCGGAGCAGGTCGGTGACGGTGAGCAGCGGCGCGTCCTCGCCGTTCGTCGGGTCGGGCGTGGTCGAGAGGACGCCGGACTCGTAGGCGGCGAACGTGTCCGGTACGATCTTGATGTGGT belongs to Gemmata obscuriglobus and includes:
- a CDS encoding DUF5320 domain-containing protein, producing the protein MTVRTLTVCALVAALGTALAQPPKTTEPAGAPVPAQAKAEKVDLNKLLASRVTLGRYEGKFRDAVDVIATAYELPLVLTRQGDQGHIASDETVRGELAVKLPRLTSVKIETILTMLCEQAEAKFLVYPDHIKIVPDTFAAYESGVLSTTPDPTNGEDAPLLTVTDLLRSKPLTKRGLVNASFKNKPLAEIVDEIAEATGANVTLSPTVPAAVRQAPVTVRFANTPVDAAVRTLCEMTDTGAIEDANVLLVTTRERAAARAKEEAQKLKDRNPQVQTALFNGIPAPLTAQPDPSGEIAKLKDRNEQLAKQLDALTKRLDELKTNKP